The DNA window GAAAGCGGCCAATTGTAAGTCGCTCAGAAATTgtggcaaaatttcaaacagaaGTATTTCAAGGGTTGGAGCAAGAAGAATGATTAGAGGCAACTCCATCGAGGACTTTAGATAGAAGTgctgggtgcaaaaagggcatttctcagTTGCAGTATCTCAAAATCTTCGCTAATGTTCCATCAATTATTATGATTAAAGCAGACGTAAGTAATTCGTTGTAACATTTACTGAGTATCCCTCataattttacaatgctgaaaacgtaaaatttcagaaaatttatctAATAGTTAtcattctaaaataaaaattagcatgGGAAATTCTGCATTGCGCAAccgagaaatgccctttctgcccCCAACGCctcgatactgccgtgctaaggaagaaggccgtgtgaacattcgagagttgccaaatttccctcgataaaatgtttatttttggggagagCAATGACTATttctccttggaattttcagaaactctaagtgaaatcgcgaacaaaagtatctgaaaaattggaagaaaaatgttcacaaattttcctgcagATTCGTGATTTACTGTATGAAATGTGGCAGGTTTAAGGCgccttaaggttcatacggcgtttttccctgggACGGCAGAATATCGTCCATAGGCTGACACCCCACAGGAGTGGCGCGATGCGGCGCCATGTTAGGAGGCGCGGAGGCTGCCATGCCGAAACTGGTGTTACGCATGACGCACCACCACTCAAAAGCGGGCGCGACCACGAGTAAACAGTTAAATGAGAGTTTACGCACCTTTCGCCACGGAGCAGCGCGCGCCCGGCGCGCcgcgtcgtcgcgtcgtcgtcgtgACCAGACCACTCGTGCGTACTATCCGCTTGCCACATCGAATAAATCCCCAATTTCacttccagggtgtctactaaaacaggctgaccaaatcagtattttttcaggacatttaaaaaaattcagtacctcctcaacagagaattcagtacttttacagtacccaaattgacgaaattcgaaaagtgtcaaaaatttgaatgtctcgctcaaattgcgacaaaaataaccccccccccacccaaaaaaaaaaaaaatgaataaaattccggaccttcttgtggaatttctgcactttttcagtactttcggaccggCCTTAAAAAATCCGtgctatttccagactttccgaaaattccacacttgtagacaccctgacagggtgtctactaaaacaggctgaccaaaaatcagtactttttcagcataTTTCCAAAAAACTCGGTACCTCCTCCACGGAATGATTCAGTTTTACAGTACCTCCAACTAACGATTTtcgaaaaacgtcaaaaatttgaatttctcgctaaaattgcgacaaaaatgactccctccaaaaaatgaataaaattccggaccttcttgcggaatttccgcacttcttcagtacttccggaccggccttgaaaaatccgtactatttccggactctCCGAAAATTCCCGACTTGTAGACACCTTATTTTAACGGAGTTATGAACCCCTAAAGTTTCCatgttatgtccgacctctcccatggactccatccactgtgcgaAGTGGCAGGACACGGCTGATGATGGTCGTACGCGCTCGCGGCATCCTGTCCGTTTGTCGCTCACTATGTATTTATTTAGGAAGTtatttcgctcaaattgagcTGTTGGAGTTGAAATTTTCCGCGCGTGGAGGTTGTCGTCTGGCCGACGACGGCGACGGGGCGTGGTGACTGTCTCCTCCTTTATTCAGGCGCGAGtccttcgtcttcttcttctttctctcggCTCGTTGTCGCCGGCCGCGGCCGAGGAAAATGACAGCCGGAAAAAGTGGAAAGTCCTGATTATGCTCCGAAGCGGAAGCCGGCCGCCACGCGCGGAAAATTCTCAATTATGCCCGCGCGCTGTGATTGAGCGCCGGAATTAATAACCACTTGCTCACAACGTGCATATTCGGATTATGACCGATGCAACGGCCTAGACTTGGTTGCCAAGTCGTCTCAGCTAAACGTCTTCGCTGTTTACCTCGACAGCATATAGctgagcattgagagctcacgcttcgcgtcatcgcgccttcaatttttcggatgcagCACGGTCGTCCATccagtacgaatagttgtatctctgcgccgtcgtgaacgcgcatcctttccatTCCTCTAtgtccatattgtgtttgtttgcgtttgtcttattcgtaatggtgcttcaagcagtAAGTGAGcggtgcgtatgtctaaaaatcgaaccgaccatcgcttctaagggagttacacataccGAATGAAGGAAAAGTATGATAAAGTGCCTGTATGTCATCAAAacgttgaaaatttcacagaaaagtgtttacgcttcagaaagtagttcttggacatttgttcgcaactttcatGCGCAGAGGCACTGTGTTTTACTCCTAAGTCTctctttttccgttcatttaagaaattttccgcctTTATACtcggttgtaatttttttctcttcttattttgctatctgtctttcgtgttgcgttttcggcgcgccaagggggcgtatctgtcAATGGTAGGTTGGCCATATGGTCAGTCCGGGCCTGGGTTATTGAAGGAAAAGGGCAATAACTCCATGATACAGTTCCCAAActaccaatatttttaattcttcctcTTGCAGATTCGTTCGTTATTCGAGGCAATTCATTGAAACGATGAGCACGGTTAACTATGATCTAGAACGTATGGAGCCCTCGTCGAACTATGCAGAGTTGCTCGAAACTTTCAAGCACGCAAAATGTCCCGTCGTTCGAAAAATACAAGGCCAAATCCGTAAAGCAGAGCGCCGGAATCAGATTTACACCAACATTCTCCTGGCTTATTCTCAGCCAAATAAACACAGGTAAGCATACACATGGCCGTGGTGGCATGTGCCCCACCCTTCGGTCCAAAAAAGGGGGAGACAgaaggaaaaaatgaggaaagggagaaaaagagggaCGAAAAAAtgtgctcctaaaaatttactgGGATGTTTCAAGACAGCGTTACTACCAATGTTTACTAAACCGACGGTTACTCAGTACCGTAGAAATGTACAGTCCATACACTAAAATGAAATTACTCCAAAGGAGGTATTTTTCGGTAAgcaactttcaaataatgcacTATTTGTATgctaaaactgcttaaaattcaatCAATGATGGGCTTTTTTGTTAAAGTTTTTCGGGGGTGGAATATTTTAACTTCAATTCAATCGTTACATAATGTGAGGGGCTttgagaacaaggcgcataagtgcagttattgttacttcgagaaatacgtgtttgaagtttcgatatttcatggatcctaatggcgaaaagaaagttcaaactgactttttgacgcttgaaaattagaattagggagcgaatttttcacagtatatacattaagactagttttacttgaaaccattaattaatatctcaatttttcaaaaactgcacttatgcgccctcTCCTCCACCTCCAAGCCCTCTTATATGAGCTTCGCAGAAGTTGAAATATTAGTATCacatctgccgtgatagcaaagagagccgtaagtgcaaaattttcgaaatcgagttttcttcaaagttcgtctaaactcttttagatgaaattactgagacagctaaaacagcaaaaattcatcctaatttaatgaaaacgagacgtatgtaaaagccgtaagtgcacaaaaaatgacacagtttttttttcaagacagccgtagatgtatgagagccaatgaaaatagtgctttccgataaagtgccgccctcttctgccaatttctaacctgcaaATGTGtgtgttgtgcgtccaaaatgcaaccacgaaagcatgcagaagacaGCACCTGCggttgtcttgcctaacaataacctagcatgaaaatgaaaaataccctttttatgtaatggaaataaaatcagtcgatttttaatcatccatacgatttctaggagtcttccggacgattagtgacaatttgacaaagaacggaggcttctttcaataaaatgatcttgtcagaagcctctgagcccgttttctcaaaacttcatttttgcacttacggctcccttcgctatcacggcagacatCTTCCAGCTCACAAGGACTAGCTTTACCGGAACATTACTTCTGTTAAAGCCGATCCGCTTCACAATGAAATTACAGTTTGACAAACCTACTGTGTAGATTGCTCAACACGTTATCCACCAAAGCATCCATGTTGTAATCATTGATTGTTTCAGCGGGAGGAGAATGAGCTGTGCCGCACTCGGTGGACTACTCCTCGTCGTGCTGGTCGTTGCGTTTTGTGTCGGTGTCCAAATTGGAGTCAAAATGACCCGACCAAAACCACCTCCCTCCATTTACAACACTTTATTCGGCGTCAAACCTCAAAGGAGCCGCATTTTTTGAACAACGGAAAATGCTAGAAACTTTCCTGCTCCCTTGAGTTTGCACCGCCCATGACTCCTCCGTGATTTTACCGCGAGGTTCAATTTAGAGGACGACGGTGATATACGCTTGGTAGACGTGGCCCTGTATCTACCAAGAGCGTCATGCAAATCTTCAAAGCACTTTGGATgtatttttcatagatttttccTGACAATTTGACTAATTTGTATGTAAGTATGAAcaattttgagtgaaaaaaacGTGGCTCATCCTCGAGAAATCCATCAACCTGGCGGTCAATATAATCCTCTGAGACAAAGGATTAATTATGTACTTTTAAGTATGACTCCCAAAACTTGCATCGATGAAGGAAATGGTGTTTGTCTCTGGGTGTGGTACAGACCTAACTGTAACGGTAACAAAAGCATCATTCAAGTCTTTAAGACATGAGTTGTGGATGTTTTTCTACGATTTACGCGTGAACATAATACATTTATACGAAATCAACAGATTTTTCATAGTTACACTGCACATGAACAATGGATCATTCGTAGTCTCTTAACAAGCGAAAATATGAGGTTTTAAGATTGATCGTTTTAAAATAGAAAGATGAGTTACAATTGACTGTCATAAACTCATGTTTCGTTTCTGTCTATTGATTATTTTGactattttcttttagaaaaaattggtTCACCTCCTTTTTTAAGTCATAGTCCTAAATTTTATCAACATTATGATCTCGACCGGCTAGATtaagaaacaataataatttttctagttATTTTTCGTAGTTTTTGATTCGAGTGGCGTTTAAGTGATGCAGTGCATAATGCCTACTCTTGCttagttttgttttgtttttctttcttctttgaaTTATTTACTTCACATGGTGGCTCTTTTCATCAAGAACATTAATACACCTgttattttcgatttttcttatCTTCAATAAATAATCTTTCGTTTTTCGAAGTCTTTTAATTAAATGTATATTCATTTAAAACTTTTAGAAGAGGAACGGGGACTAAGGGGAGGTATATAATCTTCATTATAGTACTTTAATATTCTTTATGATAATTTTTCCGCGGTTTGATCAAAATGCTGATCCAAACGATTCATTAAGATCAGGGTGGAATTCCGCTCATTGCCCGTTAGGGTAAcactaccagtggcgtggcgtgttctgcaatgtatcgattgttacgcgaattaaacctatggaaaaggatcgataatcagggtgttcgcagcgaacaccttaataatcgattttctatcataggtttaaatgg is part of the Bemisia tabaci chromosome 1, PGI_BMITA_v3 genome and encodes:
- the LOC109038626 gene encoding uncharacterized protein; translation: MSTVNYDLERMEPSSNYAELLETFKHAKCPVVRKIQGQIRKAERRNQIYTNILLAYSQPNKHSGRRMSCAALGGLLLVVLVVAFCVGVQIGVKMTRPKPPPSIYNTLFGVKPQRSRIF